The proteins below are encoded in one region of Phalacrocorax aristotelis chromosome 13, bGulAri2.1, whole genome shotgun sequence:
- the ZSWIM3 gene encoding LOW QUALITY PROTEIN: zinc finger SWIM domain-containing protein 3 (The sequence of the model RefSeq protein was modified relative to this genomic sequence to represent the inferred CDS: inserted 1 base in 1 codon; substituted 2 bases at 2 genomic stop codons), protein MELGSCFRSYEDFRECFCACRLAQGCRYGLRSCVSVRCHNRQHGTAVRQDVVFMQVKFGCARTQKYSKKRRQQPPSLCPVYFLLQYKEVIDQLVISELNSNHVHTDSVFSLIRATAAMASTAAHDGPATKLRKQRQAGGTDRGAAMDEDSHVVTGQLVDRVPALYWAPTFPEAVKENASASALVRFAEVMKTFLRVDRGSLASVSTXHGLDRLSFQTSKTKSSFMELPETLLLHRVLSKGGHVLYAFLVESKERVGRVVHLSLLKDDTGHSIRKMLTVFKEFNPKWQKVQVVFTDVSSFHKAVLCELFPSAQVLLSIYHTVQLLEKNMKEAEMSPSFKQNLMLALQKAVFSPSAASLDALSQLVKRVVSLELYNXLQANWFSCKLLXCMHAEKGLHSCSMHMDSLDLIMHQLSSLFGQQLSLEASALCFLECADCLDSRGLGSLNQSFLSTKEDGWSSLQEKPYMCVGAAAGPGSVSGALPLAECPKTTGQAAAVGMGCLLAMLWETCTDLGFWLCLKEWEVVQMSSQLLSPRPGSLVVQLLEGAHRVRQDCWSCSCCFHRRYRLPCRHVLAVLQAHRRRVEEGMVCRCWQRRYQQLPVPGTRSSGSGGCSAGGRLEGGGERGWSLSLELASLLLQCEGEELEERSSALAAILAAWARLLGARSGWPRTAPANGGTGET, encoded by the exons ATGGAGCTGGGATCCTGCTTCAGGAGCTACGAGGACTTCAGGGAGTGTTTCTGCGCCTGCAGACTGGCGCAGGGGTGTCGGTACGGCCTGCGGAGCTGCGTCTCTGTTCGCTGCCACAACAGGCAGCACGGCACCGCCGTCCGCCAGGATGTCGT GTTCATGCAGGTGAAGTTTGGTTGTGCTCGGACCCAAAAATACAGCAagaagagaaggcagcagccGCCCAGCTTGTGTCCGGTGTATTTTTTGTTGCAGTATAAGGAGGTCATAGACCAGCTTGTGATCAGTGAACTGAATAGCAACCATGTCCACACAGACTCAGTGTTTTCCCTGATCAGAGCCACCGCTGCGATGGCAAGTACTGCGGCACATGACGGCCCCGCAACAAAACTGCGTAAGCAGCGGCAGGCAGGTGGGACCGACCGCGGTGCTGCTATGGATGAGGACTCACATGTGGTCACAGGACAACTGGTGGACAGGGTGCCTGCTCTGTACTGGGCTCCCACGTTCCCTGAGGCAGTGAAGGAAAATGCCTCGGCCTCAGCTCTTGTCAGGTTTGCTGAGGTCATGAAAACTTTCCTGAGGGTGGACAGGGGGTCGCTGGCCTCAGTTAGCA GACATGGCCTGGACAGACTCAGCTTCCAGACCAGCAAGACGAAGAGCTCATTTATGGAGCTCCCTGAGACCCTCCTGCTGCACAGGGTGCTGAGTAAGGGTGGACATGTGCTCTATGCCTTCCTTGTAGAGAGTAAGGAGCGAGTGGGGAGAGTGGTGCACTTGTCACTGCTGAAGGATGACACAGGGCACAGCATCAGGAAAATGCTGACAGTCTTCAAGGAGTTCAACCCCAAGTGGCAAAAGGTCCAGGTTGTTTTCACTGATGTGTCCTCCTTTCACAAAGCCGTCCTCTGCGAGCTATTTCCCTCTGCCCAGGTGCTCCTTTCTATCTATCACACTGTCCAATTGCTTGAGAAAAACAtgaaggaagcagaaatgtCCCCTTCCTTCAAGCAGAACTTGATGCTGGCCTTGCAGAAGGCTGTGTTTTCCCCTTCGGCTGCAAGTCTGGATGCCCTGTCCCAGCTGGTGAAGCGTGTGGTCAGCCTGGAGCTGTACAACTAACTGCAAGCCAACTGGTTCTCCTGCAAGCTGCTGTAGTGCATGCATGCAGAGAAAGGTCTGCACTCCTGCAGCATGCACATGGACAGCCTGGACCTCATCATGCACCAATTATCCAGTCTGTTCGGCCAGCAGCTGTCCTTGGAGGCGAGCGCTCTTTGTTTTCTGGAGTGTGCAGACTGCCTTGATTCTAGAGGCTTAGGAAGCCTGAACCAGAGTTTCTTGAGCACCAAGGAGGATGGTTGGAGCAGCCTCCAGGAGAAGCCATACATGTGTGTTGGAGCTGCGGCAGGACCAGGCTCTGTTTCTGGTGCTCTGCCTCTTGCTGAGTGCCCCAAGACCACTgggcaggctgctgcagtggggATGGGCTGCTTGCTGGCCATGCTCTGGGAGACCTGTACGGACCTGGGCTTCTGGCTGTGCCTGAAGGAGTGGGAGGTGGTGCAGATGTCCAGCCAGCTGCTCAGCCCCAGGCCGGGCAGCCTTGTGGTTCAGCTGCTGGAAGGTGCGCACCGGGTGAGGCAGgactgctggagctgcagctgctgcttccacCGCCGCTACCGGCTCCCTTGCAGGCATGTCCTGGCCGTGCTGCAGGCGCATCGGAGGCGTGTGGAGGAGGGCATGGTGTGCaggtgctggcagaggaggTACCAGCAGCTCCCGGTCCCTGGGACGAGGTCGTCGGGCTCTGGCGGGTGCTCTGCGGGTGGCCGGCTAGAGGGCGGTG
- the ACOT8 gene encoding acyl-coenzyme A thioesterase 8: MAAPGGAGGAGGRPEPERLPLPGDLRSVLITSVLNLERLDIDLFRGRHHWVPATQRLFGGQIVGQALVAAARAVSRHEQVHSLHCYFVRAGDPKVPVLYKVERTRTGKSFSVRSVKAIQHGKPIFTCQASFQLSQESPVQHQFTMPAVPPPEELLTQEELIQKFLQNPNLAENYKKHLNKIQAEDVPIDIKPVNPPDIFCSEPQEPKQLLWVRARGYIGETDMKVHCCVAAYISDYAFLGTALLRHRQYHIKFMASLDHSMWFHAPFRADHWMLYECESPWAGGCRGLVQGRLWRRDGVLAVTCAQEGVFRVEQTPNQSKL, translated from the exons ATGGCGGCCCCGGGCGGCGCCGGTGGGGCTGGCGGGCGGCCGGAGCCGGAGCGGCTGCCGCTGCCCGGTGACCTGCGCAGCGTGCTGATCACGAGCGTGCTGAACCTGGAGCGGCTGGACATCGACCTGTTCAG GGGCCGGCACCACTGGGTGCCCGCAACGCAGCGCCTCTTCGGCGGGCAGATCGTGGGCCAGGCCCTGGTGGCCGCCGCCCGCGCCGTCAGCCGCCACGAACAGGTCCATTCGCTGCACTGTTACTTCGTGCGGGCAG GGGATCCCAAGGTGCCGGTGCTGTACAAGGTGGAGCGGACCCGAACAGGGAAGAGCTTCTCTGTTCGTTCTGTAAAGGCCATCCAGCATGGAAAGCCAATCTTCACCTGCCAGGCCTCCTTCCAGCTCTCCCAGGAAAGCCCAGTGCAGCACCAGTTCACCATGCCTGCTGTGCCGCCCCCTGAGGAGCTGCTGACACAAGAGGAGCTCATCCAGAAGTTcttgca GAATCCTAACTTGGCAGAGAATTACAAAAAGCATCTCAACAAGATTCAAGCTGAAGATGTGCCAATTGATATTAAACCCGTGAACCCACCAGATATATTCTGTTCGGAGCCACAGGAGCCAAAGCAGCTCCTCTGGGTGCGAGCACGAGGCTACATAG GAGAGACTGACATGAAGGTGCACTGCTGTGTGGCTGCCTACATCTCCGACTACGCCTTCCTGGGCACAGCCTTGCTCAGGCACCGGCAGTACCACATCAAGTTCATGGCATCCCTTGACCATTCCATGTGGTTCCACGCACCCTTCCGAGCAGACCACTGGATGCTGTACGAGTGTGAGAGCCCATGGGCTG GCGGGTGCCGGGGTCTGGTGCAGGGACGGCTGTGGCGCAGAGATGGGGTCCTGGCTGTCACCTGTGCACAGGAAGGAGTGTTCAGGGTGGAGCAAACACCAAACCAGAGCAAGCTCTAG